AACCAGCCTAGGTCACTCGATCAAAGCTAGATACCCTGATCCCTATTCGGATAATCCATTCCTTCCATTGAGGGAACTGCGCCGTCTACGTTCTACAGAAGTCCTCTCCAATGGAGTAGTCGCCCACTCTCCACTTGCGGAAGTCTGGAAACCAAGTCCGGCTTTGAACGAGACGCCCAAGCCCCGAAGCAGGGCCATGTCGCTCATTCTGAGTGCTCTCGCCGATTCTTCGTCGATGCACACACCCGTTCTGACGCCCAACTTGGCATACTCGGACgaggaagaccttggcaacGTAGATTTTTCGCCCACTTCATCCAACGGAGCCCGTCCTTATACCTCGTATTTCGCCCGTAATGTGCGGGGAAGGTCCAATTCTATCGACTCGGAGTACGAAGAACTGGACACACCCGCCGAGTATCGAACCGCTGTCTCGTCTGACATTTTTCAGGTGGCTGCTACCCCGGAGGACGGTGATACCGGAGCGCCCGTCGACACAAACGAACAAGACAAAAAGGTATTGGGTGGGTCAGAAATGAATCTCCCTGAGTCCGCAGCCACACTGCAAATCCAAGACGGTGAGAAGCATTCATTTTGCTCGGTCAACCTTCAAACTAATGTTATTCCAACAATTAAGACAAGGCACAGAATCCATGCACGCCAGCTCGAAAAAGACCTCCACCCATCCAAGTTGGAAATCAGGGGCCAAGATTTACAACAGCGCAAATAATCGCCGCTAGTCCGAACACGCATGAGCCTAGCCCGGGCCTAGAAATCCTCAAAACGTCGGTAACTATCCAGACTGATGCAACGTTTATAACGgtcgaagaggaggaagagaatGATATTGTCGAATCCCCCACCCGTAGGAGCGTCAAATTAAGTGACGCCAGTGCGTTTTCGTTGTCCTTGTTTCCTCCAGTACGTCAAAGGTTGTCAAGCGCAGCCGTTCATCTCGCTGACATGTTTTAGACCCCTACTACGCCCATGAACAGACAGAGTTGGGTAAGAAGCGGACAGTCGAGTATGGATGGAAGCAGTTTTTCGTCCAGTCGTCGGGGAGTGGGATCTCCAGTCGCATTCTCGACGCCTCGAGCTCACCCTTATTGCTCCGCACTACCCACACCTACCCGTCGCACACACCGCGCCACCATGTCGATCGACAGACAGCCTCGTTCAGAGGCATCGTTCAGACCTGGACGTGCATCCATTGACGCTCCTCGGTTCACCCATACCCTGAAACCCCAGCCTGTCACCCGTCCACGCGCAGACACCAGCTCCGATTCTTCATACAGCCAATCGAGCGATTCAGTCTCATTTTACTCGGACGCGGAGCGATCGAATACTTCTGTCATCGTACCAGCAGTCGAACAAGCTGAGCAGAAAGAAACttcatatatgcgctctGAATCGGTATTTGAAACATCCATCGAATCTGTTTCTGTCAGCCGTACTTCCAGGGACGTGCTCTCCCAGTCCAGGCTTGGGTCTTGCGAGGATGTCGTATTGACCCGTGGGGTCCTCCCTCCAACGCGCAAACCAGTCCCCCAGTTCGAACAGCACGAGCTCGCCGAGATGACGAAACCTCAACCGCAACTGTCTCTCCCCGAATCCGAACCAGTGCTGACCCCCAGTTCGCCGTCCCCTGTGAGCGCGTTCTCGTTCAACTCTGCGCCCGTTCGGTCCAAGCCCAAGGCAAAGAAGAGAAAGAAGCTCCGAAAGCTCGTCATCTCTCACCCGCTTGCGAACGATGAGAATAATCTACCTACGGCTGGGTTGTCTCAAACGACGTTACCTATTGGGCCCAAGGTCACGTATAGTAGCAGCATTGGGTCGCTGAGGGATGAATTGCTCGGGAAGGCGAGCTCGCTCAGGGTTCCTTCGCTGAATCCGAGTCAGAAGAGGCCGAAAAAGTCCAAGAAGCAGCCGCCCCCGCCGTTTGACAAGTATGGATTACCAGACGAAGATCAATTGAGGCTTGTgagtttttctttttctctcGTCCCGCCCCATGCACAAGGTCACTCATTGGTGGGGCAAATCTAAAAGGCAAGCGAGATGTATGTATACGACGAAAACAGCCGTCCGGTCCGCTTTGGTGACATCTTCATGGGCCAAAAGACCGCAATCTGCTTCATCCGTCATTTCTGGTACGTTATCTGTAAAGCTCCCAATTGAAACTCCCCAAACTTATAGGacttcctttttttttaaaaaaaaaaaggtgcCCGTTGTGCCAAGACTACATGTCCTCGATTGTCCATCTCACCGAGCCATCCCTTGTCAAAAAGGCTGGTGTCAAGCTCGTCATCATCGGCAATGGATCACCCAGCATGCTCAAATCGTACAAGACTGACATATTCAAGTGTCCGTACGAGATGTACACGGACCCGGACCGGGCGTTGTACAATGCGCTAGGAATGACGTTGAGGACGAATGATGGAGGAAGTGATGAAGAAAAGGGTTCGTACGTGAAGCATGGGACGTAAGTATATGTTAGCGCCATGTATAACTCGGTGTACTAATTGATCTGACCAGGTTCACGGGCACAATGTTGGTCCTCAAGCGCGCTATGAAAATGCCGCTGGCAAATGCGGGTGACATTAAGCAACTTGGAGGGGAGTTTATTCTGGGCCCCGGGTGAGTTATCATTGTCAACTACTTCAAACACGCCATCTGACTTGTCTATTAGTCTCAACTGCTCATTCGCGAGCAGGATGCATACAACTCGTTCGCATATACCCATTCGAAACCTCCTACAAGCCGCGGGGGTATCGATGAATCCCTGGGAGACCGACTTGTCCATCCTCCGTTCACCAACAGACTCGTTGAGGTGGACAGACGCTCAAAACGAGGATATGAACAGTATGATCCGAAAAGGATTGCAAGCGAGCTGCGGAGACGAGGGATGTCCGTTCGAACCCGACGTCAAAGAAACCAAGTTGGATATACGAGAGTTCCAGCGTTTGATTGATCGATTGAAAGAGGAAGACTCGGGGCCGGTCGAATATCCGACAACGTACCTCAAGGAAGTCCTAGGCGAAAGTCTAACTGAGCTTGACCAATTGGAGGCGGTTGCAGAAGTACGAGGGACCTGGTAACATTCGTTTGATATTTCGCACATTCGTTTAAGCTGGACCTTTTATATCCGTTACCTATCATATTATATTTTGGACTATTTCAGGACTATTAGCTCGGCGTTATTCGCCAATACTGTACCACCTGTTGATTCTTTGAACGTGTTAGTAGGGATGATTTATTTGGGGGTCGCATGTAGTTTATCTGCATCGATCGAATATACTGCGAATACTGTAATACATTGGGTGTTCAAGCCATGTTTTCGATAAGGGTATCGCGCATCTCTCCGATAACAGCCACTTGGGATTGCCCTTGTAGCTCTACGAGACGGGTCAGCAAAAATCCAAAATGGAAGCGAGTTGCACCCACTGAAGGTGGCCTCGATTACAGTAATCTCTGGCGCAGTCGTATCAAATCCAGTAAACGCACACCAATCGTTGGCGACTAGACCAGCTCCAATAACGTCGGAACCTCGGTTCACAGTTCCAGCCTAGTCCACCACACGCTTGTAAGTCGCACGACCAAAATTCCACAGCGCGGGTGAAACTCACCACCAACGGTATTTGCAACAACGAAGAGAGTTCGTCCTGGTCTTGAATACTCGTTCGAGGGTGAACCAACCCTCCCTGATTGGTGATTACACAATAGCTGCCGACGAGAACGTTGTCGGCGACAGTTTGGCGAAAGACTTCTACTTTTAATACGTCTGCGATGATCTCCTCGGTCTCTCGATCGATATCAGGGTGCACGAGTGCGACGTAATCATTGCAAGCAATGACATTTCCCAGCGCAGAGAGTCGCTCTTCCACCCGCTGTATCGCTACCGAATCAGGCAGAGAGTTCCTGAGGTGCTGAAGTTCTTGATCGGTGGTCGAAGAGGGGACAAGTAGCCCATGGCGATTGCCTGAAACAAATCAATAAGTATAGATATGCAGCCGGTGTGAATTAATAGCCTACCTGCAGTTAATCTGCCAATAATTCTGGTCCCTCCGATGGTCGTATTCACAATCGGAATAACACCGCCGAGTTCACTCTCAAACGTCGAGTAAAAGTTTGTGCTTCCACCGACGGAGACAAGGCAGTAACTAGATCCAAATTAGCCACTAGATCGTGCATACAGCCATGTCACATACGAGTTTGTCAGTTTGGAGAACACTCCGATATCGCTGCTGTTTTCGAATTGCAGACCTGGAGATTGGATGAGTAGTCTGTCAAGTCTGGACAACCAATGTGACACTCACGGACAGCCATGGTAATGAAAGATCTATTCGATAAACTTCAAGTAAAGTAGTTTAGAAAGTCTGTGTTGGAGAGAAGGAAATCAGAAACAAAAGTCGTGACGTCGATGAAGGGAGAGATGAGGAGAGAGACCCAAGCGCTCCCCTCATTTCTAAACTTTTGGAACCATCCGAATTAGTCATCACAATCGCTCCGGCACCGAGCCAAGTCATAATACGTATACTGTACAACCATGCATTTTTACGACAGCTAATAAGACGTGTAATATACAAATTGTACAACAATGACTCGGATAAATAGCAACATAGTAGCTACTGGAATGACTTGTCAAGGTTCGAATCTGATCGACATCAGGATTGCACTGCCGGCGCTACCCCACGGCCTCCCCTCCCCCTTCCTCGCCCCCTCGATGGCCCTCCTCGGCCGCGCGATCCTTGTTCTTGTCCGTGCCCGTTGACCGTTGGGCCATGTCCGTGCCCATTCACACTCGGCCCACCATGCGGAGGCCCTCCCCTTCCCCTCGCCAAAATCCTCGGTGGATGCGCCGGAGCTGGGTGGTTGTGCACCGGGGCCGAGTTATTTTGTGCCGGCATGGCCGGTGGGGGGTGATACCCAAGCCCACCTCGTCCCCTTGCACTCACACCTGGGCCAGCACGAATGTGGAACGCATCCCTCATACCCCTCTGATGCAGCTCTTCCGTCGTCGGCGCTGGCTCGGCCAAAACCCGCGCGGCACTCCTGTCATCCGTTTGTCTTCCGTTCCAGCCCCTCCCGCGTGCAGGATTGGACATGATTCGAACGGGAGTCTGACTGGGTTGGGACGCCGATCTAAATGAGCCCCCTCCGCGGGATGGGACGGCCGGTTGTGGTCCAATGCGAGGTGCGTATCGAGAGGTAGGAGAGGTAGGTTCGGGTGCGCGATTTTTGCTCGTGGATTGCACAAATTGAGGCTCTGTCAGGTTTAGTACCGAGTTAAACGTTACACTTGACCCTCGGTATTCCGTGCACCTATAAGCAGCGTTAGTACAGTTTCATCGACTCAAAGGGCATTGGCCCACCTTCCGTTGAGCGTCGTTCCATTGATGAAAGGTACATCCCAAACCACATCCAAGAACGTCGGCAAAAGCCCAACCACAACACCCTTGGCAGCCAGTGGTACACCTCCCGTATTCTGTACCATCACTACCCGATCGCCAAGCGAgaacttctggttctggaGCCTGTGGACTGCATGGTCCGGTTTCAGCAGGGCTTGGCGTGGCACACCCTGTACCATGACTCGCTTCATTGAAGACGGCTCCGAGGAACGTTTGGTGTTTAGCTCCGTCTCGTATTTTTCAATGTTGGCAATATTTTGCTGTCCATAGTATTAGTATGGGTAGACAGGAAGTAAGCGGGGGATTAACCTTTTCTAGCTGCTCGGAAAACAACGAGACAGGTTCGAGATCCCTTACACCCTTTGAGGCAAGCCACTCTTTCGCAGCCTTGGCTTGGTTTTCTGCATCTCCATTGGGGAACAAGTCCGAAGCCCGAGTAATATCTATACCATCGATTAATCAGCCTGCATTAAAATGATTACTCTGTGCGACTTGCCGTCTCCTCCTCTCCGATCGAGTCCACTAAAGATTGTTGGGAACGCAGCCTAAATATAACATACCCTTAGCGTCTAGCAGCCTATACATCGCTCGTCCAAAACGTACCTTGTAATCCTGAATAAGCTGAACAGCCTTCTCACTAAACTCCCACCCATGATCCGACTTGCGCGAGTAGCCAAGAACCTTCATACTCTTCCCCTCAAACTTCAAGCTCAGTCCCAAATTGACCTTTGAGTTTCCGTTGGTGGTAACCATCACGCTGGATGTAACCCTCGAAAGAGCGAGACCTGAAATACGAAGCGCTGAAGAGATTTGTCGGGCTGAGAGGTAGGATCCTGCGATATTTTCCTTGGCCAGTGCCCGGAGCTTGTCAATCTCGACGCGTTCTTCAGGGTTATACTACAATACGCATTAGTCGTGGGACCAAAAGAAGAGCAATGCAAGAAGGCAACATACGACAATCATTAACGATGCTTTTTGGTCAGCTACGGCCTTGATTAGAGCTGGAGTTCCGTATGTATGCTCGCCAAGGAAAAACACATTGGTCCCAATAGGATATTCCTGCTCCAGCGGGGCAGCAGGTTGTTCGATATACCGGGGATCCTCAGACCGAACTTCCATCAAGCTCATCTGAACCGCTTGCTCCGTCTCGGCTTCGGGTCCTGCATAATCTTTGACCAACGAGCCATCATCCATGCGCTTGAGCCCTATGTATCCAGAAACGTATCAGTCAAATAGGTaacaaggagaggaagagAAAGAGAACCAACCCTTCAAAGGTCGAACATGCAGCAGAATATCTACATCCCCAATCTCTACGGCAAACCTCTTTGAATACGTAGCTCCGATCTTCTCAGCAGTCCTCTTCCATCGACTCAGCGCCTCTCCGTGATGCGGAGTCGGTACAACTTTGGCTACACGGCCGATGGTCTGCCTCTCATACTTGAATAAATCGTCCGAGACGGCGACGACTTGAGCTTCTGTCAAGAAAGGCCACCCGATAAAAGTTCGTTTTCCAATCATTTTTTCTGCGATCGGGCCAGCTTTGGCGCCCATGAATGTGTTGGTGACACGAATGACCACCGAGCGATTCTTCGAATCTGAGTTGAAGACATTGACGCTGTGGTGTTGAATGACTGAGCTATGAGGGAGTGTCTGGAGTGACGGGAACCCAGCGAGTGCGTCTACCCCCAGGAACACGCCATCACGAAGGCCCTTGACCAAGTCCAACCCGCCTTCAAGCGTAGGAAGAACGAATTCATCCATGCGGCATTGGCAGCGTGGCAGGATGGGAAGGAACCCGGGTGACGGAGAGGGGTACTCTTTGACATCTTTTGTCCACGAGAACTTAATGCTCATTCCCCAGGTATTGCGTCGTTTTTCTTCCTCCGTAAGACGATGTTCGAGAGCTAAGAGCGTGAGTAATGATTTAGAGCTGAAACAGAATCGAAGAGCTGAAGAGAACGCACTAGCCATGCTCGAAAGCAGCCTCTTCTGATCAATGAATGGAACCTTGACCACCGCTTCCCACTCTTGCTTCTTCCCATTCATATCGAGATCGAAGTTCTCAGGATAAAAGTCGAGAATTGGTGAGTGCTCCGAGTGCATGAGTTCCTGGATTCAAAGGTTAACCTCTTTGTAAGAATATGACACTAATTCAAACTCACCCTGTAGGCTTCGGGGATCAATTCATGACTCGCGTATGGTAACACACCCATAAGCTGTTCAAATGGCTTGAACGGTTTCCCGAGTTCATAGTTAAACTCGAATAACTCGATGTTCTTGATGTCTGGGAGTGCAAGAGGTCAGTCGAGTGGCTTCATAAGATCGAAAGAGGAAGGTCGTACCGGAAATCCTTGGTGCATAATGATAGTCGTAAAACCACCCCCAACTCGCAACTCCACGATAATAGTAGTACATGACCCACTGTAGACCCTCAATGTACCGGTACACCAATTGGTCAACTCCCTTTTCAATATCTTTGAATTCAAGTTTTTCCTTCATCCGCATGTAAGCTTCTTCCAGCTACTAAATAAACCAAATTAACAAACCTTGTAGTAATCTTCCTTCCACTTTTTCAAAGCAGCCTTCAGCCTATCGTCTTCTCTCTCGTCGAACCCTTCGGGATGCAAGACCTGCGCGGTAACATACttcttaaacacacgcataCTGGCTTGATACCCTTCTTCATCGGCCTCTtcgtcgtcctcgtcctGCTCGGGAAGCGCGATAGTTACGAGATTCTGACCTTCCTCGTCGAATTCGTCCCACCAGACGGAGAGGTGAAGTTCTTGGCAGAGGCCATTGAGGAATGCGCGGTCACCGGCTGGGAGAGTATTGGGCAGTTGGAGCTGGCGAACCGAAGGATCTTGATGTCCCTGATGAACGAGATCTTGGATTTTCATTGCAAGGTCCTTTTGAGATGGTGTAAGAGCTATTTGTAATGGTAAGCTAAATCGTAGGAGGACGCGAGAACAGGAGACGCACTCAaaggcttggacttggacttttCTGCAGCCTGTTGTTGATGTTTTCTTTGCTTTCCCTTGTACCACTGGGAATCGCTAGTCTCTTTTTCAAACACATCGACTTCCCAAGTCGCAAGCTCGTCCAATATCAACTGTAGTCGCCCTCGATGAATTTCTCCGCTTTCGTTCAAGTATCCCCCCGCATTGGGTAATACAGCTTTGTAAATCTCAAACAGTCGTTCGAGGGCGTTCTCGTGGATGTGCAAGTCGGgcagatgaggaagaaagTCGTTGCCAATAAAGACAGCGATGAGCACAAAGTCGTCGATAATTCGTTCAAGGTCGTATTGGAAGGGTAAGGTGGAGGTTAAGCTCTGGAATTCAAGGTCGAGGTATTCTCGGAGCAGGGAAATATGAAGGAGGTAAAAGGACTGAGTTTCCAGGCTGCCAATTTATGAGTTTCAAATCTTGACGTGCAGGATAAATGCACCTACCTGCCCTTGGATTTGTTTTCTGGGGCCAAATTTGACTTCTTCACGGAGCAAGCAAAAGTGGGGATCGTGACTCAAGAGACCAGCATAATGAGATCCGCGTCCAGACCGTACAGGCAGTGGCGCACGTTCGGGTCATAGTCTGGCTGGCCTTGCTCAGCGAATATACTCCATAATCTTGTGTTCGCCCTCTCCAGGAACTTCATGACCCGACAAGACGACCTGAACCTCTCTCCAATTCGCGTCCTCGGATATCTTCTTGTTCACAAAGTACTTCAGTTGTTCAGACAGCTTCTTCATGAATACCGTACCTGAAGATACCGTCAGATGACAACAACAGCTAAAAAGCCAAGAGGGTGCATACCAGGCGTGATACAGTTGCTGTCAAAAGCTTTTTCCTCGGGCAACTTCTCCCCCTTCTTCTCAGCCTTTTCACGGGCCTCCTTGGCGTCTTTTGCCGTCCTAAACCGTCGTGCTCGCTGCTGGTTCATTTTGGCACGTGGCGCCACGCCGTCGATGGCCATGAAAAACAGTTTACGGGGTTTGATCTTGCCGAACAAGTGATCGACATAGGAGAATATGGCCGTGAAGATTTGGTCCTCGGATAGACGGAAGTGCACATCGCCATCGTTTGGATGGGAGCCTGCAGACCCAAGAAAAATGTCACAAGAATGTATAACGTTAGGAGCGAGGGACTCACAGTTGTGGATAATTCCGTTAAAGTCAACATATAAATTATCTATTTTGGCGTCAGCCTGGTGTCAAAGCATATGGCCATGAGGCGCACCGAATTCCGGAATTTTGTTCTCCTCGATGAGTTGAGAAGTCAATGGGTATCGTTCACTAAATCACATAAGTACCAGCCACGAAACTGAAGAGTATTCGCTCACGATATGTATCGAAAGAACTGGGTGCGCGTCAGGCCAAGTCGTGTTTAGGGCATAGAATAACATACCTTGGGAATACCTTTGTTTTTTCGACAAATTTAGCTATTGCTTTACAATTCATATAAAAGTTAAGCACTCACCCATGATTGGACCAGTTAAAGTGGTCTGGCGATCGTCTGTGGCTCAAGCTGTCGTCGTTAATGTCGATCGTGGGTCTCGCACGTATTTACATAATCAGGGTCTAGATCGGAGGCGCCCATTTCATTAAATTTGATATGTAACGAAATCGTGTAGCAAATGTCATATGAATGAAAGAATATCTATCCAAAAGATCCAGCCTATACACCCAGCAACCTCTTCCCGGTTTCCCAACACATGAAGCTCACAGCCGTCATCGGTACAACTTTAATGTACCCGATACTTAATCCAACATAGAATCCCCTCCACCCCTGTTTGAGCCATATGGCACGAACGGTTTCGCCCCATCCTACGAACCCACGGGGACGTAGAAGTCCACCCACTTGTAATCGGCGTCGGACGACTTCGAATGGATATGATACTGTTTGAGCGATGGCTCCACTAACTGCACCTATGCTAAGGTCCGCTATCGGACGATGTCTGGGTGGACCAGAAATACCAGATGAGGGAGGAGGTAACAGGGCGGCTCGTAGCGCACCCCACACTAGAAATGATGTACCGGCATATGGGACCATGCCTATTAACGTTACTGAAAAGCCACGGTAGAATTTGGAGATAGGGAAAGTGGTGAATAGCGGTGATGATTTGGTCATTGTTGCCATGGCTGTCGGAGAGGATACGTTGCCTGAGGTGTGAACTGATGTGTGGACTACTGAGGGAGAAGGGTGAACGTTTCCTTCCGTGTATATTGCTCTGACGGCGTCTACAAATGCGTGTCTAGAGGATGCCTGTGTTTGGTATGCCATGCGGACTCGGACAAGTTCAAGTGGGTATGTAAATAAGACCGAAAGCGTTCCTATCACAATATGTGAATCACCAGCCAGGAACTTGTCACAAGAGACTTACCAGAGAAAGCACCTGCAAAGAACCTCTTGAAATTGGTTTCGTCGGCCCTGGTAGGCATTAGAGCCTTTCCTTTCAATTGAATCAACCGTCGACTGACAAGAATGAAGATCAACTCACGTAATGAACCTGGTCATAGGCCAAAAACTTTATGGCCGCGTATGGAAAGACTCGTAATAATGTCGCCGAATGTCCTTGGAATAGTCCAGCCAGGCCATTCGACTGGTTGATATCCCGAATTGCTCGGAACGCTCCAGTCCATGATCCTGTCTACCGAGTAAGGATCATCAATGACGTTGTGGAGAGTGATACATACCAGAGTACTTCTGGAAGTTGGGATTCGATGTCTGGAAGAGTATCTTCACTCTATCGAGCGGAGCAACAACGGTCTTGGCCTAAAATAAAACCAGGAAATAAACACAAGGAGGAAATAGGTGTCGTGTGGCGGACTTACGATGCACCCCGCAGTTCCCCCAGCAATCCCAGTGCG
The nucleotide sequence above comes from Rhizoctonia solani chromosome 3, complete sequence. Encoded proteins:
- a CDS encoding AhpC/TSA antioxidant enzyme; translation: MSLILSALADSSSMHTPVLTPNLAYSDEEDLGNVDFSPTSSNGARPYTSYFARNVRGRSNSIDSEYEELDTPAEYRTAVSSDIFQVAATPEDGDTGAPVDTNEQDKKVLGGSEMNLPESAATLQIQDDKAQNPCTPARKRPPPIQVGNQGPRFTTAQIIAASPNTHEPSPGLEILKTSVTIQTDATFITVEEEEENDIVESPTRRSVKLSDASAFSLSLFPPTPTTPMNRQSWVRSGQSSMDGSSFSSSRRGVGSPVAFSTPRAHPYCSALPTPTRRTHRATMSIDRQPRSEASFRPGRASIDAPRFTHTLKPQPVTRPRADTSSDSSYSQSSDSVSFYSDAERSNTSVIVPAVEQAEQKETSYMRSESVFETSIESVSVSRTSRDVLSQSRLGSCEDVVLTRGVLPPTRKPVPQFEQHELAEMTKPQPQLSLPESEPVLTPSSPSPVSAFSFNSAPVRSKPKAKKRKKLRKLVISHPLANDENNLPTAGLSQTTLPIGPKVTYSSSIGSLRDELLGKASSLRVPSLNPSQKRPKKSKKQPPPPFDKYGLPDEDQLRLASEMYVYDENSRPVRFGDIFMGQKTAICFIRHFWCPLCQDYMSSIVHLTEPSLVKKAGVKLVIIGNGSPSMLKSYKTDIFKCPYEMYTDPDRALYNALGMTLRTNDGGSDEEKGSYVKHGTFTGTMLVLKRAMKMPLANAGDIKQLGGEFILGPGLNCSFASRMHTTRSHIPIRNLLQAAGVSMNPWETDLSILRSPTDSLRWTDAQNEDMNSMIRKGLQASCGDEGCPFEPDVKETKLDIREFQRLIDRLKEEDSGPVEYPTTYLKEVLGESLTELDQLEAVAEVRGTW
- a CDS encoding eukaryotic translation initiation factor 6, which translates into the protein MAVRLQFENSSDIGVFSKLTNSYCLVSVGGSTNFYSTFESELGGVIPIVNTTIGGTRIIGRLTAGNRHGLLVPSSTTDQELQHLRNSLPDSVAIQRVEERLSALGNVIACNDYVALVHPDIDRETEEIIADVLKVEVFRQTVADNVLVGSYCVITNQGGLVHPRTSIQDQDELSSLLQIPLVAGTVNRGSDVIGAGLVANDWCAFTGFDTTAPEITVIEATFKLQGQSQVAVIGEMRDTLIENMA
- a CDS encoding 5'-3' exoribonuclease, which translates into the protein MSKSSRASIIPPPRTKQSWDSVVRTGIAGGTAGCIAKTVVAPLDRVKILFQTSNPNFQKYSGSWTGAFRAIRDINQSNGLAGLFQGHSATLLRVFPYAAIKFLAYDQVHYALMPTRADETNFKRFFAGAFSGTLSVLFTYPLELVRVRMAYQTQASSRHAFVDAVRAIYTEGNVHPSPSVVHTSVHTSGNVSSPTAMATMTKSSPLFTTFPISKFYRGFSVTLIGMVPYAGTSFLVWGALRAALLPPPSSGISGPPRHRPIADLSIGAVSGAIAQTVSYPFEVVRRRLQVGGLLRPRGFVGWGETVRAIWLKQGWRGFYVGLSIGERYPLTSQLIEENKIPEFDNLYVDFNGIIHNCSHPNDGDVHFRLSEDQIFTAIFSYVDHLFGKIKPRKLFFMAIDGVAPRAKMNQQRARRFRTAKDAKEAREKAEKKGEKLPEEKAFDSNCITPGTVFMKKLSEQLKYFVNKKISEDANWREVQVVLSGHEVPGEGEHKIMDLETQSFYLLHISLLREYLDLEFQSLTSTLPFQYDLERIIDDFVLIAVFIGNDFLPHLPDLHIHENALERLFEIYKAVLPNAGGYLNESGEIHRGRLQLILDELATWEVDVFEKETSDSQWYKGKQRKHQQQAAEKSKSKPLTLTPSQKDLAMKIQDLVHQGHQDPSVRQLQLPNTLPAGDRAFLNGLCQELHLSVWWDEFDEEGQNLVTIALPEQDEDDEEADEEGYQASMRVFKKYVTAQVLHPEGFDEREDDRLKAALKKWKEDYYKEKLEFKDIEKGVDQLVYRYIEGLQWVMYYYYRGVASWGWFYDYHYAPRISDIKNIELFEFNYELGKPFKPFEQLMGVLPYASHELIPEAYRELMHSEHSPILDFYPENFDLDMNGKKQEWEAVVKVPFIDQKRLLSSMATLEHRLTEEEKRRNTWGMSIKFSWTKDVKEYPSPSPGFLPILPRCQCRMDEFVLPTLEGGLDLVKGLRDGVFLGVDALAGFPSLQTLPHSSVIQHHSVNVFNSDSKNRSVVIRVTNTFMGAKAGPIAEKMIGKRTFIGWPFLTEAQVVAVSDDLFKYERQTIGRVAKVVPTPHHGEALSRWKRTAEKIGATYSKRFAVEIGDVDILLHVRPLKGLKRMDDGSLVKDYAGPEAETEQAVQMSLMEVRSEDPRYIEQPAAPLEQEYPIGTNVFFLGEHTYGTPALIKAVADQKASLMIVYNPEERVEIDKLRALAKENIAGSYLSARQISSALRISGLALSRVTSSVMVTTNGNSKVNLGLSLKFEGKSMKVLGYSRKSDHGWEFSEKAVQLIQDYKVRFGRAMYRLLDAKDITRASDLFPNGDAENQAKAAKEWLASKGVRDLEPVSLFSEQLEKQNIANIEKYETELNTKRSSEPSSMKRVMVQGVPRQALLKPDHAVHRLQNQKFSLGDRVVMVQNTGGVPLAAKGVVVGLLPTFLDVVWDVPFINGTTLNGRCTEYRGSSVTFNSVLNLTEPQFVQSTSKNRAPEPTSPTSRYAPRIGPQPAVPSRGGGSFRSASQPSQTPVRIMSNPARGRGWNGRQTDDRSAARVLAEPAPTTEELHQRGMRDAFHIRAGPGVSARGRGGLGYHPPPAMPAQNNSAPVHNHPAPAHPPRILARGRGGPPHGGPSVNGHGHGPTVNGHGQEQGSRGRGGPSRGRGRGRGGRGVAPAVQS